The Deinobacterium chartae sequence GCATCGGCGTGATCGGCGCAGCCTACTTCGCCCGCACCAGCAGCAACGCCGCTCCCGCAGGCGTTCAAACCTACCGCAACCTCTCGCGCGCTCACGTCACCGGAGCGGTCCAGTACGACCAGAGCCCCCCGGTGGGCGGCGCGCACTGGGCCCGCTGGGCCAACTGCGGCGTCTACACCCAGACCATCCCCAACGAACTCGCGGTCCACTCGCTCGAGCACGGCGCGGTGTGGATCACCTACCGCCCCGACCTCGAGGCCGACCAGATCACCGCCTTGCAGGAGACCGCACGCGGCCAGTCGTACCTGCTG is a genomic window containing:
- a CDS encoding DUF3105 domain-containing protein — protein: MSSKTNARVLLAVAAGIGVIGAAYFARTSSNAAPAGVQTYRNLSRAHVTGAVQYDQSPPVGGAHWARWANCGVYTQTIPNELAVHSLEHGAVWITYRPDLEADQITALQETARGQSYLLVSPYPDQEAPIVLSAWGHQLTLESLDPERIESFIEAYQQGPQTPEPGAPCYGGVFPS